One part of the Bacillus rossius redtenbacheri isolate Brsri chromosome 18, Brsri_v3, whole genome shotgun sequence genome encodes these proteins:
- the LOC134541276 gene encoding uncharacterized protein LOC134541276, which yields MRRVVTTVLIIILTLNVCSSPAPQGGQHGQPQAGSPSTPGVGGGVRRARARGWREWRRGDPTLINSLWKSKTPLGNAEPYIVLALLIGFVTVVIGCWLSDNCWSAEPEHILAVS from the exons ATGAGGCGGGTGGTCACCACGGTGCTGATCATCATCTTGACCTTGAACG TGTGCAGTTCACCCGCGCCTCAAGGAGGGCAGCACGGGCAGCCACAGGCGGGGTCGCCCAGCACGCCAGGGGTGGGGGGAGGCGTGCGGCGGGCCCGCGCCAGGGGCTGGAGGGAGTGGCGGAGGGGGGACCCCACCCTCATCAACAGCCTGTGGAAGAGCAAGACCCCGCTGG GCAACGCCGAGCCCTACATCGTGCTGGCGCTGCTGATCGGCTTCGTGACGGTCGTGATCGGCTGCTGGCTGTCCGACAACTGCTGGTCCGCCGAGCCGGAGCACATCCTGGCCGTGTCATAG